From a single Bacteroidota bacterium genomic region:
- a CDS encoding MarR family transcriptional regulator: MKSCDSTYCKCLYFSSQALARKVEKLAIESWKPTGLSPSHAYLLLLVLREPGIQPTLAAEQLQLTPSTITRLVEKLEEKKLMIRTNEGKLTNIYPTPKGKAMQELLNTCLKNFYESYSTILGKENSSRLVSDMNTITDKL; this comes from the coding sequence ATGAAAAGTTGCGATAGTACGTATTGTAAATGTTTGTATTTCTCCTCTCAGGCTTTGGCCCGTAAGGTAGAAAAACTGGCGATAGAGAGTTGGAAGCCGACCGGACTTTCTCCAAGTCATGCGTATCTATTGCTACTCGTTCTGCGTGAACCGGGGATTCAACCTACACTTGCAGCAGAACAGTTGCAACTCACCCCATCTACCATCACCCGCCTCGTAGAAAAGCTCGAAGAAAAGAAATTGATGATCCGAACAAACGAAGGCAAACTCACCAATATCTACCCCACGCCAAAAGGAAAAGCGATGCAGGAATTGCTGAACACCTGCCTGAAAAATTTCTATGAGTCCTATTCCACTATTCTGGGAAAAGAAAATAGCTCAAGATTAGTTTCTGATATGAATACCATTACCGATAAGCTCTAA
- a CDS encoding NAD(P)H-binding protein, with the protein MTKIITILGATGNVGSKTVKHLLGKGHTLRLIARGAEKLSAFKNESGVEIHSGTATDSDFLSRVMKGSDVVFLMMPADFTAVNIGAYQDKLGLAIIDAIKKSGVKKVLNLSSVGGHTEEKTGIVAGLARQEKRLNELTDVDVLHLRPSYFMENLLGNIPIIKNMHVNGSPIAADRAFPIIATADVARAAAEQLDSATWSGKSVQPLLGPKDYTMNEVTSVLSNAIGQPNLPYVQFPFDQAKQGMMQMGLNESFADAYIGLSDGINHGVFNLEKRDNTSTTPTTIEEFTTNVFQPVYQSN; encoded by the coding sequence ATGACAAAAATTATCACCATTCTTGGTGCCACAGGAAATGTTGGCAGCAAAACTGTAAAACACTTATTAGGCAAGGGCCATACGCTTCGTTTAATCGCAAGAGGAGCAGAAAAACTTTCTGCTTTTAAAAATGAATCAGGTGTAGAAATCCATTCGGGAACAGCTACAGACAGCGACTTCCTTTCCCGGGTTATGAAAGGATCTGATGTGGTATTCCTGATGATGCCGGCAGACTTCACCGCGGTAAACATCGGAGCATATCAGGATAAACTCGGTCTTGCGATCATTGATGCGATTAAGAAAAGTGGTGTGAAAAAAGTACTCAACCTCAGTTCAGTCGGGGGACATACCGAGGAGAAAACCGGAATTGTAGCAGGTCTGGCGCGCCAGGAAAAACGACTCAATGAGTTGACGGATGTAGATGTCCTTCATCTGCGCCCGAGCTATTTCATGGAAAATCTTTTAGGAAATATTCCCATCATTAAAAATATGCATGTGAATGGTTCACCCATTGCTGCTGACCGTGCCTTCCCTATTATCGCTACCGCAGATGTGGCACGTGCTGCAGCGGAACAGCTGGATTCAGCCACCTGGAGCGGGAAATCAGTTCAGCCACTATTGGGACCCAAAGATTATACGATGAATGAAGTGACCTCCGTGCTCTCTAACGCTATCGGGCAGCCGAATTTACCCTACGTGCAGTTTCCCTTTGATCAGGCAAAGCAAGGCATGATGCAAATGGGTTTGAACGAAAGCTTCGCTGATGCCTACATCGGATTAAGTGATGGAATCAATCATGGAGTCTTCAATCTGGAGAAAAGAGACAATACCTCTACCACACCCACAACCATCGAAGAATTTACAACAAACGTCTTCCAACCGGTTTATCAGTCTAACTAA
- a CDS encoding NAD(P)-binding domain-containing protein, with amino-acid sequence MKTAVLGTGMVGQTIATKLIQLGHEVKMGSRSGHNEKATEWISKNGPSASQGTFAEASAAGEIIFNCTKGEVALEVIRLAGNENLKGKILIDISNPLDFSKGMPPTLLIVNDNSLGEEIQKLVPDTYVVKTLNTLTANLMVNPQLVNNGDHDIFLSGNSKEAKEKVSALLQTFGWGANHLIDLGDITTARGTEQILPVWVRLYAAMGTPMFQFKIVK; translated from the coding sequence ATGAAAACAGCTGTTCTTGGTACAGGCATGGTAGGACAAACCATCGCCACCAAACTCATCCAACTTGGTCATGAAGTAAAAATGGGCTCACGGTCAGGCCATAACGAAAAAGCAACCGAATGGATCAGCAAAAACGGTCCATCCGCATCCCAGGGCACCTTCGCGGAAGCCTCAGCTGCAGGAGAAATAATCTTCAACTGCACCAAAGGAGAAGTAGCATTGGAAGTGATTCGACTTGCCGGCAATGAAAACCTGAAAGGAAAAATCCTCATTGATATTTCGAACCCGCTCGACTTCAGCAAAGGCATGCCTCCTACGTTACTCATCGTCAATGACAATTCGCTGGGTGAGGAAATTCAAAAACTCGTACCGGACACCTATGTTGTAAAAACATTAAACACGTTAACGGCGAACCTCATGGTCAATCCGCAATTGGTCAACAACGGTGATCATGATATCTTCCTGAGCGGAAACAGCAAGGAGGCAAAAGAAAAAGTAAGTGCCTTACTACAAACCTTCGGCTGGGGTGCAAACCACCTTATCGATCTCGGTGATATTACTACAGCCCGTGGCACCGAGCAAATACTCCCGGTTTGGGTACGACTTTATGCAGCAATGGGAACACCCATGTTTCAGTTTAAAATTGTGAAGTAA
- the rluF gene encoding 23S rRNA pseudouridine(2604) synthase RluF: MEKESAVRLNKFISESGLCSRREADRYIEAGNVFINGKRASVGDQVHPGDKVRVNGNELEPLLEEDVVFIALNKPVGVTSTTEEGVRDNIIQFVNHSTRIFPIGRLDKDSQGLIFLTNKGDLVNKILRAGNKHEKEYIVTVNKPLTDDVIFGLGNGVPMMGVMTKKCKVTQEGAQTFRIVLVQGLNRQIRRMCEYFGYDVTKLERVRIMNISLKGLPVGDWRDLTEEEMSSLYRMIENSSSEERKGPKKMTGMKTGSPSGKSARPAAKKSPGKNASFSGKPYQSKSGKQGGGNKNTKRSGGTSGGRGNTGGRRSGR; the protein is encoded by the coding sequence ATGGAAAAGGAAAGTGCTGTTCGTCTCAATAAGTTTATCAGCGAGAGTGGTTTATGTTCCAGAAGGGAAGCCGACAGATACATTGAGGCCGGTAATGTATTTATCAACGGTAAGAGAGCTTCCGTTGGTGATCAGGTTCATCCCGGAGATAAGGTGCGTGTAAATGGCAATGAGTTGGAGCCCTTGCTGGAGGAAGATGTCGTTTTTATTGCATTGAACAAACCTGTTGGTGTTACATCTACCACAGAAGAAGGCGTGCGGGACAATATTATTCAGTTTGTGAATCATAGTACGCGCATTTTTCCCATCGGTCGTTTGGATAAGGATTCTCAGGGATTAATATTTTTAACGAATAAGGGCGATCTCGTTAATAAAATTCTGCGTGCGGGTAATAAGCATGAGAAGGAATATATAGTCACCGTGAATAAACCTTTGACAGACGATGTAATTTTTGGTCTGGGAAATGGTGTGCCCATGATGGGAGTGATGACGAAGAAATGTAAAGTGACACAAGAAGGAGCTCAGACGTTTCGTATCGTTTTAGTGCAGGGCTTGAACAGGCAAATCCGGAGAATGTGCGAGTACTTCGGATACGATGTCACCAAACTGGAGCGTGTCCGCATCATGAACATCAGCTTGAAAGGCTTGCCGGTGGGCGATTGGCGGGACTTGACAGAGGAGGAGATGAGCAGTTTGTACAGAATGATAGAAAATTCATCTTCAGAAGAGAGGAAGGGACCGAAGAAAATGACCGGCATGAAAACCGGATCCCCATCCGGAAAATCGGCTCGTCCCGCTGCTAAGAAATCTCCGGGTAAAAACGCTTCTTTTTCAGGAAAACCTTATCAAAGCAAATCCGGGAAGCAGGGAGGCGGAAATAAGAATACTAAAAGAAGTGGTGGTACCAGTGGAGGACGAGGAAATACCGGAGGAAGAAGAAGCGGCAGATAG